ATGTTCCACTATTGGGAGTGCCAACCAGGTGCCTTTCAGTAGCTGGGTTCGGGTCCCATCAGGTTCTCCCTCTTCTCCTTTGCAATAGGAGAAGAGGGAGTTAGACGCCGTCCTGAGTATGCCGAAGGAGGGTGATGAGGTGATCCTTATTTATTCTTCCCCTTCTTCCAGCAAGAAGAAGGGGCCAGGGGATGAAGGTATCCCGATTAAAGACGAGGGCGGCTCGTGATTAATAAGGCCCCCGCCCAGGCCATCTACTACGGCTGGTTCATCGTCGCCGCCTCCTTCTTCATCTCCCTCGTCACCGTTGGCGCCCGAAACGGCTTCGGCGTCTTCGTCATCCCCATGAGCGACGACTTCGGCTGGAACCGGGGCTCCATCTCCCTCGCCGCCTCCGTCGGCTTCCTCCTTAACGGCCTCAGCCAGCCCTTCGTCGGCCGCCTCTACGACAAAGTCGGTGGCCGAAAGCTCATGCTCTGGGGCCTGCTAATCCTCGGCCTCGGCAACGTCCTCCTCGCCTTCACCACCCACCTCGTCTTCCTCATCCTAGTCTTCGGCGTCGCCATGTCTATCGCGATGAGCGCCGGCTCCATGAACACCACCGCCACCATCCTCGCCCGGTGGTTCAAACGCAAGCGCTCCACCGCCGTCGCCATCAGCGCCGCCGGCGCGCCCATGGGAGGCCTCCTCCTCGTCCCCCTCACCGCCTACCTCATCACCCTCACCGACTGGCGGTTTACCTGGGCCGTCCTCGGCCTCCTCATCCTCTGCCTCGCCCTCCCCCTAGCCTACATCTTTATGCGCGATAACCCCCAGGAATATGGTCTCCAACCCGACGGCGACGCCTCGACCCCCTCCAACGGGCAGCCTCGCTCTCAGA
The nucleotide sequence above comes from SAR202 cluster bacterium. Encoded proteins:
- a CDS encoding MFS transporter encodes the protein MINKAPAQAIYYGWFIVAASFFISLVTVGARNGFGVFVIPMSDDFGWNRGSISLAASVGFLLNGLSQPFVGRLYDKVGGRKLMLWGLLILGLGNVLLAFTTHLVFLILVFGVAMSIAMSAGSMNTTATILARWFKRKRSTAVAISAAGAPMGGLLLVPLTAYLITLTDWRFTWAVLGLLILCLALPLAYIFMRDNPQEYGLQPDGDASTPSNGQPRSQTTPASLESDRWRDAFHHPPVWQLGGAYFVCGFTTAIISAHFVPYAQERGFSPSLAATAFGVMSGLNFLGVMAAGALGDRFGRKNLLGLVYAMRGVGYASLLLIPDPWGLWGFALIAGFSWIATVPLTTSLTADFYGLRNLGILTGLIFSAHQIGSAISIQMGGTLRDITGSYDLPFAIAGLFLIGASILSFSIQERKYSSRSRRAQPQPIAPGV